The Marinobacter bohaiensis genome segment TGGATATCTTCGACCGCATGTGCTTCACCGTGTCCTCCGCCGGTGGCCGCCGCGGCGCCCAGATGGCGACCTTCGACGTGCACCACCCGGACGTGATCGACTTTATCCAGGCCAAGCGTGAAGACGGCCGCCTGCGTCAGTTCAACCTGTCCCTGCTGATCACCGAGGACTTCATCGAGGCGGTCAAGAACGGCGACGACTGGCACCTGTCCTTCCCGGTTACCGAGCAGGAAGCCGAGGCGGAAGGCCTGGACCTGACCGATACATCCAGCTTCGTCTATCGCGACTTCCCGATCCAGGAGAGCTACGTCTGCAACAGCGAAGGCAAGGTCGCCTGCCGGATCTACAAGACGGTCAAGGCCCAGTTCATCTGGGACAGCATCATGACCTCCACCTACGATTACGCCGAACCGGGCTTCATCCTGATCGACAAGGTCAACCAGATGAACAACAACTGGTTCTGCGAGGACATCCGCGCCACCAACCCATGTGGCGAGCAGCCGCTGCCGCCTTACGGCAGCTGCCTGCTGGGCTCGGTCAACCTGACCAAGTTCGTGGACTACCCGTTCACCGACAAGGCCAGCTTCAACTACGAGAAATACCGTCAGGTTGTGGGCACCTTCACCCGCATGCTGGACAACGTGGTTGAGATCAACGGCCTGCCGCTGGATGAGCAGCGTCACGAGATCCGCTACAAGCGCCGCCACGGCATGGGCATCCTGGGTCTGGGCTCCACCCTGGCCATGCTGCGCATGCCGTATGGGTCCGACGAATCCGTGGCCTTCACCGAGGAAGTCGTGCGCGAGATGGCCGTGGAAGGCTGGCGCCAGTCTCTCGCCCTGGGCGAGGAAAAAGGCCCGGCACCGATTATGATCGACGAGTTCGAAGTCACCGGTAAGATGCTGGCCAAGTGCCCGCAGATGCGCGAAGACGGCTACAAGGAAGGCGACAAGGTGCCTGGCCGCATCCTCCACGCCAAATACAGCCGCTACATGCAGCGCATTGGCGAGGTGGAGCCGGAGCTGATCACCAAGCTGGCCGAGAAAGGCGGTCGCTTCACGCACCACACGTCGATCGCGCCGACCGGTACCATCAGCCTGTCCCTGGCCAACAACGCCAGCAACGGCATCGAGCCGAGCTTCTCGCACCACTACGCGCGTAACATTATCCGCGAAGGCCGCAAGACCAAAGAGAAAGTGGACGTGTTCTCCTACGAGCTGCTGGCCTACCGCCACCTGATCAACGCGAAGGCCATGCCCTTCTCGGACGACCAGGAAGCCAAGCTGCCGGACTACTTCACTACATCCGACGACGTGACGCCGACGCAGCACGTGGACATCCAGGGCGCCGCCCAGAAATGGGTAGATTCCTCGATTTCCAAGACGGCCAATGTGCCGACAGACTTCCCGTACCCGGACTTCAAGGACATCTACATGTACGCCTACGAGAAGGGTCTCAAGGGCTGCACGACATTCCGCTTCAACCCGGAAGCCTTCCAGGGCGTCCTGGTCAAGCAGAAAGACCTGGAGAACACGGTTTACGAATTTACTCTGGATGACGGTTCCAAGGTGAGCCTGAAGGGCCACGAAGAGGTGGAGTACGACGGTGAGGTCCACACCGCCGCCAACCTGTTCGACGCCCTCAAAGAAGGCACCTACGGCAAGTACTGATCCGTCACCACAGCACAGGACACAGAAAGATGACTGTTAAGATTGAAAAGAACATCGTGGGCTACCGGGTCGCCAAGGCCGGGGAAGACGCCCCGAAGAGCAACGAGGCCGCCGAAACCGCGCAGGATAATGCGCCGATCGAGATGAACGAGCACATCGAGCGCCCGGATTTCCTGCTGGGAACCACCTACAAGATCAAGCCGCCGGTGGCCGAGCACGCGATGTACATCACCATCAACGACATCCTGCTCAATGAGGACACGGACCACGAGAGCCGTCAGCCGTACGAAGTGTTCATCAACTCCAAGTCGATGGAGCACTTCCAGTGGGTCATCGCCCTTACCCGCGTCATTTCCGCGGTGTTCCGCAAGGGTGGCGATGTGACCTTCCTGGTGGAGGAGCTGCGCTCGGTGTATGACCCGAACGGCGGTTACTTCAAGAAAGGCGGCGTCTTCATGCCGTCTCTGGTGGCCGAGATCGGCGCCGTGATCGAGAAGCACATGAAGGCCATCGGCCTGATCGAAAGCGACGAGATGAGCGACGTCACCAAGCGCGTTCTGGCCGAGAAGCGGGCGGAGTTCGAATCGCGCCAGTCCGCCAATAACGAAGACAGCGGCGGCGGGGACTACCCGGCCAACGCCACCATGTGTGGCAAGTGCAACACCAAGGCGGTCATCGTTATGGATGGCTGCGCCACCTGCCTGTCCTGTGGCGACAGCAAGTGCGGCTGATCTGAGTCGCACCGCCACAAACGAGAAAGCCACCCGAGGGTGGCTTTTTTGTTGCTAGGCGTTTTGTTGCTCGCGGGACACTAAAAACGGAACTCCTCCCGCATCGACACCGGAAAAATCCGCGGCTCGACCTCCAGCGCGACGCTGTAACGGGCCTGGACATCGTCGCGGATACGCGAGGCCAGCCCCAGTAATTCCCCACCCTGTCCGTCACCATGGTGCACCAGTACCAGGGCCTGACGATTGTGGACACCAACGTGGGCGTCACGATGACCTTTCCAGCCACACTGGTCGATCAGCCAACCCGCGGCGAGTTTGGCGCTGTCCTGGCCAACATAGGCCACGATGTCGGGAAAGCGCTGTTGCAGGGATTCGAACTGCGCCAACGACACCACCGGATTCTTGAAGAAGCTGCCGGCGTTGGGCAGGAAATCCGGGTCCGGCAGCTTGCGGCTGCGCACCTGGATCACGGCCTGGGCCACGTCTTCGGCGGTGAGCGCGTCAATAGCCTGACCGTCAAAGAATTCCTCCAGATCCCGGTAGCCGAGTCTCAACGGCGCCCGCTTGGACAGACGCAGACGCACTTTCAGGACCACATAACGCTCCGGCTGGCGCTTGAACAGACTATCGCGGTAGCCAAAGGCGCACTCTTCGCACGTCAGTACGCGCTCGGCGCCCTGCTCCCGGTCCCAGACGCTCACATCGACCAAGGCGTGGGACAGTTCCACACCGTAGGCGCCAATGTTCTGAATCGGCGCCGCCCCCACCGTGCCGGGAATCAGCGCCAGGTTCTCAAGGCCGCGATAGCCCGAACGCACCGAGTACATCACCGTTTCGTGCCAGTTCTCGCCGGCGCCCACTTCCAGGATCGCGGAACCATTATCCACGCCGCTCCAGCAGCGCCCGCCGAGGGATACACGCAACACCAGTCCCGGGAAATCCCCGGCCAGTACCAGATTGCTGCCGCCACCAAGCAGGAGCACCGGGAGATCCTGTCGATCCGCCCAGTCCAGTGCACGACGCAGTTCGGTCACATCACCGGCGCGCGCGTACCAGGCCGCTTCGGCCGGGAGCCGCAGTGTGTTGCGGGACTGCAGGCTCACGTTGGCGGCCGGTTCAAACGGCTTCCCGGTCAAAGCCGGTGCTCCCGGATGTGATCGATCAGGCCGTCACAGGCCGACTCCACCAAGTCGAGCACAAATTCGAAGCCGTCGCCGCCACCGTAATAGGGATCGGGCACCTCATCGACCGGGCTGTCGCCGGCGTAGGTCAGGAACAGCTCGGGCTGGGTGCGTCGTGAACTGGCCAGGCTGCGACTGCGGGCCAGGTTGTCGCGATCCATCACCAGCACATAGTCAAAATGGTCCAGATCCGCCGATTTCAACTGGCGGGCGCGAATGGTCGACAGGTCATAACCGCGCTTGCGGGCGGCCGCCATGGCGCGCTCGTCGGGCGGCTCACCAATATGCCAGGCGCCGGTGCCACAGGAATCGATTTCGATAGAGTCGGCAAGACCGGCCTGCTCCACCCGGGCCTGGAAAACACCATGCGCCGTCGGCGAGCGGCAGATATTGCCCATGCAGACGAACAGTACGCGGACCGGATCAGGCATCCTGCTCAACCTCCAGCAGGCCGTCGGCAAAGGCGCGGCGCAACCGCTCCAGGTCGTCAGGGGTATCCACACCGCCGGCAGGCCGTTCGGAGGCCACGTCCACGTGAATGCGAGCACCGTTTTCCAGAGCGCGCAGCTGCTCCAGCGACTCAGCCTGTTCCAGTGGTGACGCCGGCCAGCGCACGAAGTCGTGCAGCAGGCGCACCCGGTAGCCGTAGATGCCGATATGCCGCAGGTACCGAATGCCGGTCGGCATACCGGCCGCCGCGGCGCCGGCCAGATCGGGCCAATGCTCGCGCGCCCAGGGCACCGGCGCGCGGCTGAAGTAGAGTGCGAACCCGTCCAGGCCGCGAACAACTTTCACCACATTGGGGTTGAGCGCCAGTTCGGGGGATTCAACGGACTCGCACAGGGTCGCGATGTCCGCGTCCGGGTAGCGCTCCAGGTTCTGTGCCACCTGGTTGATCAGCACAGGCGGGATCAGCGGCTCGTCCCCCTGCACGTTGACCACACGCTCCTCCGGGCCGAAGCCCAGGGTGTCGGCCACTTCCTGCAGTCGGTCGGTGCCCGAGGCATGATTGGCGGCGGTCATCACTACTTCCGCCCCGAAACCTTCGGCAGCGGTGGCGATGCGCTCGTCGTCGGTGGCGATGATCACACGGCCGGCCTCGCTCTCGCAGGCACGGTTATAGACATGCTCGATCATCGTTTGCCCGCCGATTTCCAGCAGCGGCTTACCCGGCAGACGGGTCGACGCGTAGCGGGCGGGAATGACTACGGTAAAAGACATGGTCGCTCCTGACTCGGTGGTGTTGCGGATTCGCCCGGGACCAGTCTGTGGCCGGCCCCGGACCGCCCTAGCGCTTTTCCAGGCGCTCGTCGGTGGTCAAGGTGCGGGCCTCGACGGCCAGCATCACCGGGATCCCCTCACGGATGGGAAAGGCCATCCCGTCGGGCCGGCAGATCAACTCCTCCCGGTTCTCGGTCAGGTGCAGCTCACCCTTGCACACCGGACAGGCCAGCATGGCTACCAGTTTCTTGTCCATATTCGTTTCTCTCACTGTCAGGCCGGACGCTGGACCAGAGCGGCCAGACGCTGATCCAGCCAACTCCAGAAAGCATCCGGCAAGGTGGCGCGAACTTCAAGCGACCAGCAGTCGGCATCGGCCAGTTCCCGACATTTTACGGCGTCCTTGGCGGTCATGACCAATGCCTGTTGCGGTTGCCGCTGGAGATCGCGCGCCTCAAAGGTGTGATGATCCGGCAGCGGGCGACCGTCGACCCGGGCCCCGAGGGCTTCCAGGGCCTGGAAAAACCGCTGCGGGTTGCCAATACCGGCCACGGCCGCCACCGAGCGCCCCTGCAACCAGTCCACCGGCACCCGCTCGCCGCTGACCAGATTTTTCAGGTGCACCGACTGGAACTGCATGACCACCGTCTGGGGATGATGAATGCCCGCCACCGGACTGCCGTTGAACACTACGGCATCGACGTCAGCCAGGCGCTCCGGCCCTTCACGCAGCGGGCCCACAGGAATCGGGGCCCCGTTGCCCAGCCCGCGCTGACCGTCGAACACCGCGATTTCGAGATCGCGCCCCAGGGCATAGTGCTGCAGGCCGTCATCGCAGACCAGGATGTCCGCCAATCCTTCATCATGGGCCCAGACAGCGGCCCGGGCACGCCTGGGATCGACAACCACCGGCACCCCGGCCTGCTCCAACAGCATCCGGGGCTCATCGCCACTGATGCTGGCCGGCGTATCGCGGGTGACTTCCAGGGGATAGCGATCGGACTTGCCACCATAACCCCGGCTGACAATCGCCGGCCGCCAGCCGGCCTGTCGCAGATGATCGACGAGCGCCAGTGTCAGGGGGGACTTGCCGGTGCCGCCGGCGGTGATGTTGCCCACGACGATGACGGGGATCGGCGGCCGAGCCGACGCCTTGTGACCGTCAGCATAGGCCCGCCGCCGACGCCGACTGACCCAGCGGTAGAGCCAGGCCAGTGGCCACAGGAACCAGAGCGGCCGCCCAGCTCCATACCAGAGGCGCTGGATCATGGTGTTCAGCCGGCCTCGGCAAAGTTGGTCTGGTGCAGCTGGGCGTAGATACCGCCCTGCTCCAGCAACGCCTCGTGGTTGCCGGATTCCACGATCTGGCCATTGTCCATCACCAGGATGCGATCAGCCTTCTCGATGGTCGACAGCCGGTGCGCGATGACCAGCGTGGTACGCCCCTTCATCACCACATCCAGGGCCTCCTGGATATGCCGCTCGGACTCCGTGTCCAGCGCCGAGGTGGCCTCATCCAGAATCAGGATCGGGGCATCCTTGAGCAACGCCCGGGCAATTGCCAGACGCTGGCGCTGACCGCCGGACAGCATCACGCCGTTGTCGCCAATCAGAGTGTCCATGCCTTCCGGCATGCGATCAATGAACTCCAGCGCGTGGGCCTTGGCGGCGGCCTCGCGGATTTCCTCGCGGCTGCAGTCTCGCAGCGCGCCGTAGGCAATATTCGCGGCGATACTGTCGTTGAACAGCACCACGTTCTGGGTCACCAGGGCGATCTGTCGACGCAGCGCTTCCAGGCTGAAATCGGTCAGGGGAACACCGTCAATCAGGATGTCGCCACCAGTGTATTCATAGAATCGCGGCAACAGGCTGACCAGGGTGGACTTACCACTGCCTGAGCGCCCCACCAGAGCCACACTCTGGCCCTGCGGAATCTCCAGATCGATGCCCTTGAGAACGTCATCCAACTGATCGCGGTAGCGGAAACGCACGTCACGCAGGCTGATATCGCCCTTGACGCGTTCCGGCGCGAAGGTGCCCGTGTCGTTTTCCGGCACCTCGTCGATCGTCTCGAACACATCGTGTGCCGCCGCCACGCCTTTCTGGATCTTGGCGTGCACCGACGTGACCTGACGGATGGGCTTGGCCATGGTGGTCGCCGCAGTGATGAAAGCGACCAGTTCGCCGGTGGTCATGCCGCCCCGAATCTCAGGCGCCAGCATGACCCACACCAGCGCGGCAATGGACAGCGCCACCAGGATCTGGATCACCGGCACACTGATCGCCTGGGTGGAGGCCATTTTCAGGCTCTGGTTCAGATTGCGACCGCTGACGGCATAGAAACGATCGCGCTCGTAGCCTTCACCACCGAAAATCCGTACCACGCGATAGCCGCCGATCGACTCGGACGCCACATGGGTAATGTCCCCCATGGAACCCTGGATACGGCGGCTCAGTTTGCGGAAGCGCTTGCTGGCGTAGCTCACCACGAAACCGATCACCGGCCCCAGGGCGACAAAAATCAGTGTCAACTTCCAGTTGGTATAAAGCATGAAGCTCATCAGGCCGATGATGGTCAGCCCTTCGCGCAGGGTGATGGTCACCGCGCTGGTGGTGGCATCGGCCACCTGCTCGACGTTGAAGGTCAGCTTGGACACCAGGTGGCCGGAGGAATGGTCGTCGAAAAAGCGCGAAGGCAGCTTGAGCAGCCGGTCGAACACCTGGTTACGCAGGGCATTGACCACGTGCCGGCCAACGTAGTTGATGAAGTACTGGCCCAGAAAAGTCCCCAGCCCGCGCAGGGCGAACACGCCCACGATCATCCCGGTCAGCAGCATGCGATTCTGGTCGGTCGGGTTCTCAATCGCGTTGATGACGTATTCCATGGCCGCCGCCATGCCAGTGGACGCGGCGGCGTAGATCATGTTGCCGAACACGGCGAGGGAGAAGGCGACCCAGAAGGGCTTAACGTAGGACAGCAGACGCTTGTACGTCTGCCAGTTGGATGCGGAGTCCGCTGTCATAGTCGGGTTCCGTTAAGATGGTCGGTCTGTACACGCGCCCCGGCGGCACGCCAGGGCACTGGATTTATTCGCCATCCGAGGGACGTTCGGTGGTGATACTGAGTTTGACGAAACCCAGTCGGCCAGCCACGTCCATCGCCCGGACAACGTATTCGTGGGGGGTCTGGGCATCGGCCGTGATGATGAACGGCAGCTTGGAGTCGCCTCCCGACACATCCTTCACGGCTTTCTGCAGGGTGTCGCGCTGGTTGTTGACCAGGCGGCGGTCATTGACCGAATACTGCCCTTCGGCATTGATCACCACATCCACCTGCTCGACCGGGGCTTCCGACACCTTGCCGTCCGCTTCGGGCAGGTCCACCTGCAGATGACTCTCCCGAGTGAAGGTGGTCGACACCATGAAGAAAATCAACAGCAGGAACACGACGTCGATCAGCGGGGTCAGGTCAACGCCGACTTCCTGGCTTCTCTGGCGCTTGAACTTCACGACGCTCAAGCTCCCTCTACGTCGATTTCGCGGTCACCGTGGACCACTTCCACCAACTTGATGGCTTCCTGCTCCATGCTCACCACCAGCGCATCGACACGGCGGATGAAGTAGCGGTGGAAGATCAGGGCGGGAATCGCCACGCTCAGGCCCGCGGCGGTGGTCATCAGCGCCTCGGAAATCCCTCCGGCCAAGTTGCCGGCGTTGCCGACGCCGGCCAACTGGATCTCGGCAAACACCTTGATCATGCCGATCACCGTGCCCAGCAGCCCCAACAGCGGCGTGATCGTGGCCACGGTACCCAGCGGATTGAGGAAACGCTCAAGGTCGTGAATGACCTGGCTAGCCTCTTCCTCGATGCTTTCCTTCATGATCTCGCGACCGTGCTTGGCGTTCATCAGGCCACCGGCCAGAACGCGGCCCATCGGGGAGGAACCTTGCAGGGCTTTGAGCTTACGCGCGTTCAGCTCCTTTTTCTTGATCCAGCGCCACAGTTCGTTGATGGTTTCCTGTGGTGCCACGCGGGATTCGCGCAAGGACCAGAATCGTTCGAGAATGATAGCCAGGGCGAGGATGGAACACGCAACAATCGGCACCATGATGATGCCACCCGCCTGAAGAAGCTCTAACACGCTTTATCTCCCTGATAATGAACAGCCGCGCGCTACTTTAGCACAGGCCGCCCCGCGC includes the following:
- the msbA gene encoding lipid A export permease/ATP-binding protein MsbA produces the protein MTADSASNWQTYKRLLSYVKPFWVAFSLAVFGNMIYAAASTGMAAAMEYVINAIENPTDQNRMLLTGMIVGVFALRGLGTFLGQYFINYVGRHVVNALRNQVFDRLLKLPSRFFDDHSSGHLVSKLTFNVEQVADATTSAVTITLREGLTIIGLMSFMLYTNWKLTLIFVALGPVIGFVVSYASKRFRKLSRRIQGSMGDITHVASESIGGYRVVRIFGGEGYERDRFYAVSGRNLNQSLKMASTQAISVPVIQILVALSIAALVWVMLAPEIRGGMTTGELVAFITAATTMAKPIRQVTSVHAKIQKGVAAAHDVFETIDEVPENDTGTFAPERVKGDISLRDVRFRYRDQLDDVLKGIDLEIPQGQSVALVGRSGSGKSTLVSLLPRFYEYTGGDILIDGVPLTDFSLEALRRQIALVTQNVVLFNDSIAANIAYGALRDCSREEIREAAAKAHALEFIDRMPEGMDTLIGDNGVMLSGGQRQRLAIARALLKDAPILILDEATSALDTESERHIQEALDVVMKGRTTLVIAHRLSTIEKADRILVMDNGQIVESGNHEALLEQGGIYAQLHQTNFAEAG
- a CDS encoding Trm112 family protein, with translation MDKKLVAMLACPVCKGELHLTENREELICRPDGMAFPIREGIPVMLAVEARTLTTDERLEKR
- a CDS encoding low molecular weight protein-tyrosine-phosphatase; amino-acid sequence: MPDPVRVLFVCMGNICRSPTAHGVFQARVEQAGLADSIEIDSCGTGAWHIGEPPDERAMAAARKRGYDLSTIRARQLKSADLDHFDYVLVMDRDNLARSRSLASSRRTQPELFLTYAGDSPVDEVPDPYYGGGDGFEFVLDLVESACDGLIDHIREHRL
- a CDS encoding MotA/TolQ/ExbB proton channel family protein; amino-acid sequence: MLELLQAGGIIMVPIVACSILALAIILERFWSLRESRVAPQETINELWRWIKKKELNARKLKALQGSSPMGRVLAGGLMNAKHGREIMKESIEEEASQVIHDLERFLNPLGTVATITPLLGLLGTVIGMIKVFAEIQLAGVGNAGNLAGGISEALMTTAAGLSVAIPALIFHRYFIRRVDALVVSMEQEAIKLVEVVHGDREIDVEGA
- the kdsB gene encoding 3-deoxy-manno-octulosonate cytidylyltransferase, which translates into the protein MSFTVVIPARYASTRLPGKPLLEIGGQTMIEHVYNRACESEAGRVIIATDDERIATAAEGFGAEVVMTAANHASGTDRLQEVADTLGFGPEERVVNVQGDEPLIPPVLINQVAQNLERYPDADIATLCESVESPELALNPNVVKVVRGLDGFALYFSRAPVPWAREHWPDLAGAAAAGMPTGIRYLRHIGIYGYRVRLLHDFVRWPASPLEQAESLEQLRALENGARIHVDVASERPAGGVDTPDDLERLRRAFADGLLEVEQDA
- a CDS encoding TSCPD domain-containing protein; protein product: MTVKIEKNIVGYRVAKAGEDAPKSNEAAETAQDNAPIEMNEHIERPDFLLGTTYKIKPPVAEHAMYITINDILLNEDTDHESRQPYEVFINSKSMEHFQWVIALTRVISAVFRKGGDVTFLVEELRSVYDPNGGYFKKGGVFMPSLVAEIGAVIEKHMKAIGLIESDEMSDVTKRVLAEKRAEFESRQSANNEDSGGGDYPANATMCGKCNTKAVIVMDGCATCLSCGDSKCG
- a CDS encoding adenosylcobalamin-dependent ribonucleoside-diphosphate reductase; the protein is MNAKVQELMNTIPMQDASLDIWNSKYQLKTKSGDPVDATIEETYARVARSLADVETSKAKREKYFKEFLWALQNGAIPAGRITSNAGAEAHKPATSTINCTVSGSINDSMNDILEKNHEAGLTLKAGCGIGYEFSTLRPKGAYVAGAGATTSGPLSFMDIFDRMCFTVSSAGGRRGAQMATFDVHHPDVIDFIQAKREDGRLRQFNLSLLITEDFIEAVKNGDDWHLSFPVTEQEAEAEGLDLTDTSSFVYRDFPIQESYVCNSEGKVACRIYKTVKAQFIWDSIMTSTYDYAEPGFILIDKVNQMNNNWFCEDIRATNPCGEQPLPPYGSCLLGSVNLTKFVDYPFTDKASFNYEKYRQVVGTFTRMLDNVVEINGLPLDEQRHEIRYKRRHGMGILGLGSTLAMLRMPYGSDESVAFTEEVVREMAVEGWRQSLALGEEKGPAPIMIDEFEVTGKMLAKCPQMREDGYKEGDKVPGRILHAKYSRYMQRIGEVEPELITKLAEKGGRFTHHTSIAPTGTISLSLANNASNGIEPSFSHHYARNIIREGRKTKEKVDVFSYELLAYRHLINAKAMPFSDDQEAKLPDYFTTSDDVTPTQHVDIQGAAQKWVDSSISKTANVPTDFPYPDFKDIYMYAYEKGLKGCTTFRFNPEAFQGVLVKQKDLENTVYEFTLDDGSKVSLKGHEEVEYDGEVHTAANLFDALKEGTYGKY
- the lpxK gene encoding tetraacyldisaccharide 4'-kinase produces the protein MIQRLWYGAGRPLWFLWPLAWLYRWVSRRRRRAYADGHKASARPPIPVIVVGNITAGGTGKSPLTLALVDHLRQAGWRPAIVSRGYGGKSDRYPLEVTRDTPASISGDEPRMLLEQAGVPVVVDPRRARAAVWAHDEGLADILVCDDGLQHYALGRDLEIAVFDGQRGLGNGAPIPVGPLREGPERLADVDAVVFNGSPVAGIHHPQTVVMQFQSVHLKNLVSGERVPVDWLQGRSVAAVAGIGNPQRFFQALEALGARVDGRPLPDHHTFEARDLQRQPQQALVMTAKDAVKCRELADADCWSLEVRATLPDAFWSWLDQRLAALVQRPA
- the murB gene encoding UDP-N-acetylmuramate dehydrogenase, whose product is MTGKPFEPAANVSLQSRNTLRLPAEAAWYARAGDVTELRRALDWADRQDLPVLLLGGGSNLVLAGDFPGLVLRVSLGGRCWSGVDNGSAILEVGAGENWHETVMYSVRSGYRGLENLALIPGTVGAAPIQNIGAYGVELSHALVDVSVWDREQGAERVLTCEECAFGYRDSLFKRQPERYVVLKVRLRLSKRAPLRLGYRDLEEFFDGQAIDALTAEDVAQAVIQVRSRKLPDPDFLPNAGSFFKNPVVSLAQFESLQQRFPDIVAYVGQDSAKLAAGWLIDQCGWKGHRDAHVGVHNRQALVLVHHGDGQGGELLGLASRIRDDVQARYSVALEVEPRIFPVSMREEFRF
- a CDS encoding ExbD/TolR family protein, with product MKFKRQRSQEVGVDLTPLIDVVFLLLIFFMVSTTFTRESHLQVDLPEADGKVSEAPVEQVDVVINAEGQYSVNDRRLVNNQRDTLQKAVKDVSGGDSKLPFIITADAQTPHEYVVRAMDVAGRLGFVKLSITTERPSDGE